The proteins below come from a single Methanolobus chelungpuianus genomic window:
- a CDS encoding S-methyl-5-thioribose-1-phosphate isomerase has protein sequence MRTIDWNDASDSIVMIDQTLLPVEYKVIECNTLSSLCEAIRSLRIRGAPALGAAGAFGIALAASLSSAGNMDDLMRDLNVAANTIKATRPTAVNLAWGVDRVIDATADAYDVEGIRDIVLSEARRIADEDVATNKMIGKHGAKLLKDGDTVMTYCNAGRMACVDWGTALGVVRSAVGSGKRINVIACETRPLNQGSRITAWELMQDKIPVTLITDSMAGHVMRKGMVDKIIVGADRITGDAVFNKIGTYTLSVLAKEHEIPFYIAAPVSTFDFEGWEETVTIELRDEDELRFCRGVQTAPMDVKVYNPAFDATPMENISGIITEKGVFYPPFLLDEVLM, from the coding sequence ATGAGGACAATAGACTGGAACGATGCATCAGATTCTATCGTAATGATAGACCAGACCCTCCTTCCTGTGGAATATAAGGTCATCGAATGCAATACCCTTAGCTCCCTCTGCGAAGCCATCAGATCCCTGCGCATAAGAGGGGCGCCGGCACTTGGTGCAGCAGGAGCTTTCGGGATAGCGCTTGCAGCAAGCCTGAGCAGCGCGGGCAATATGGATGACCTGATGAGGGACCTTAATGTGGCGGCAAATACCATCAAAGCCACGCGCCCGACAGCTGTGAACCTTGCCTGGGGAGTCGACAGGGTGATTGATGCAACAGCGGATGCATACGATGTGGAAGGCATCAGGGATATCGTCCTGTCCGAGGCCAGGAGAATAGCAGACGAGGACGTGGCCACAAATAAAATGATAGGCAAACACGGAGCAAAACTGCTGAAGGACGGCGATACGGTCATGACCTACTGCAATGCCGGGAGGATGGCCTGCGTGGACTGGGGAACTGCCCTTGGGGTAGTGCGCTCGGCAGTCGGGTCCGGGAAGAGGATCAACGTCATAGCATGTGAGACCCGCCCCCTGAACCAGGGAAGCCGGATAACGGCATGGGAACTCATGCAGGACAAGATACCTGTGACCCTTATCACTGACTCCATGGCCGGCCATGTGATGAGAAAAGGAATGGTGGACAAGATAATAGTAGGAGCTGACAGGATCACAGGAGATGCAGTCTTCAACAAGATAGGGACATACACATTGTCCGTGCTTGCAAAAGAGCACGAGATACCTTTCTACATTGCAGCACCGGTCTCTACATTTGACTTTGAGGGCTGGGAAGAGACAGTGACCATCGAGCTGCGGGATGAGGACGAGCTCAGGTTCTGCAGGGGTGTGCAGACCGCGCCCATGGATGTGAAGGTGTACAATCCTGCATTTGACGCGACACCCATGGAGAATATCAGCGGCATCATTACGGAGAAGGGCGTGTTCTATCCTCCGTTCCTGCTGGATGAGGTGCTTATGTAG
- a CDS encoding AI-2E family transporter, which produces MRDISTGTFTMPARLLFTVTAAVLLTIGISELASILIPILFSLFATLILAPLIHKLQKKGIHPVVSVALVILLFLLMVIAIGLLVVSAILQFNQLIPTYQSRLIETLNSLSIYLPSVENISLGTIARDIALFLLGSLASILTGTVNAATTVGLIIITTAFLLIDAVGVSKKVQREVEEHFVLAANIKNLGRQVVDYMVIRTETNLVMGIGTAVILLIAGVDFAILWGFLAFVLGYIPYIGLLLAVIPPAILALLQYGPLGALAIIAAILIINALSENVLFPSLAGKGLELSPSVVFLSLVYWGYVLGPAGALLSTPLTMVVRTILGSFEETHWLAELMGETKLRKIPDEAEAV; this is translated from the coding sequence ATGAGAGATATAAGCACAGGTACATTCACGATGCCGGCAAGGCTCTTGTTCACCGTTACTGCTGCAGTGCTCCTGACAATAGGCATCAGCGAACTTGCATCAATTCTGATACCAATACTGTTCTCACTGTTCGCAACACTCATACTTGCCCCTTTGATCCACAAGCTCCAGAAAAAAGGGATACATCCCGTGGTCAGTGTCGCACTTGTAATCCTGCTTTTCCTGCTCATGGTCATAGCTATCGGCCTGCTTGTCGTCAGTGCCATATTGCAGTTCAATCAGCTCATCCCCACCTACCAGAGCCGGCTGATAGAGACCCTCAACAGCCTCAGTATATACCTGCCCTCCGTGGAGAATATCTCCCTTGGGACCATTGCCCGCGATATTGCACTGTTCCTGCTGGGCTCTCTGGCATCAATACTTACAGGAACCGTGAATGCAGCCACAACCGTGGGCCTTATAATCATCACAACGGCATTCCTGCTGATCGATGCCGTGGGAGTCTCAAAGAAGGTCCAGAGGGAAGTGGAAGAACACTTTGTCCTTGCGGCCAACATCAAGAACCTTGGGCGGCAGGTGGTGGATTACATGGTGATACGCACCGAGACGAACCTTGTGATGGGGATCGGGACAGCGGTCATCCTGCTGATAGCCGGTGTTGATTTTGCCATCCTGTGGGGCTTTCTGGCATTCGTGCTGGGCTATATACCATACATCGGACTCCTGCTTGCCGTCATCCCTCCCGCCATCCTTGCGCTGCTGCAGTACGGCCCGCTGGGAGCACTGGCTATCATTGCAGCCATATTGATAATCAATGCCCTCTCGGAAAATGTGTTGTTTCCCTCGCTTGCAGGCAAGGGCCTGGAACTGTCGCCATCCGTTGTGTTCCTGTCCCTGGTCTATTGGGGATACGTGCTGGGACCTGCGGGAGCACTCCTGAGCACTCCGCTTACGATGGTTGTAAGGACAATCCTGGGGAGCTTCGAGGAGACACACTGGCTGGCAGAGCTGATGGGAGAAACAAAGCTCAGAAAGATCCCTGATGAAGCTGAGGCAGTCTGA
- a CDS encoding DUF308 domain-containing protein: MATTIYEYSINDRALLLGGMSSLIFGILLITWTGVTLTVIALLLGLWWLIQGLFLILNVFIDRKRRIWKLLSGIIGVLAGILVLQHPLQSALILPGTLVFVLGIMGMATGITSLLAGVTGEGWGIGAFGIISIIIGAALATNIIAGARMFLWVIAGLLLVEGMIAIYIALSKRSTGH; this comes from the coding sequence ATGGCAACTACGATCTATGAATACAGTATAAATGACCGGGCCCTGCTTTTGGGAGGCATGAGCTCCCTTATTTTCGGGATCCTGCTCATCACATGGACCGGAGTTACTTTGACTGTGATCGCACTGCTTCTAGGGCTCTGGTGGCTGATCCAGGGATTGTTCCTGATACTCAACGTCTTTATCGACAGAAAGCGCCGAATTTGGAAACTGCTCAGCGGCATCATCGGAGTACTTGCGGGTATCCTTGTGCTGCAGCATCCGTTACAGAGTGCCCTGATATTGCCCGGGACCCTTGTATTCGTACTTGGTATTATGGGAATGGCCACAGGCATCACATCACTGCTGGCCGGGGTCACCGGCGAAGGATGGGGGATTGGGGCTTTCGGCATTATCAGTATTATCATAGGCGCGGCCCTGGCCACGAATATAATTGCAGGTGCCCGGATGTTTTTATGGGTCATAGCCGGCCTGCTCCTCGTGGAAGGCATGATTGCAATATATATAGCCTTAAGTAAAAGGTCCACAGGTCATTAA
- a CDS encoding HD domain-containing protein, translating to MQKSLLIHDPVHKTIILDEFEQMLVNTRHVQRLRNIQQLGLVDTVYPGANHTRFEHSIGTMHMASVIGTSLGLEPDEIRMVRAAGLLHDVGHSAFSHVVEGVLKRNPSLQPDINGNRLVKHEAFTRDIISRSLPEDTFIARYVEKEFGSDPHEFFGEIAKIATGDTSLKKPYLAQVIADDVDADRIDFMLRDSYHTGVSFGMIDVDQIVRSLVIRNENIVLGSPDGSGYGEDMALTAAESLLISRAHHYTAIIHNPKTQASRVMLLYALEDALGSYEKKAGLEKAREEVVLFFKTYNDTDLLDFIRSHASEKSLHLLADIRDGNIYAPVARLSQKTIPPSVRMALSTIARHGVATKKLESLLSRKLGDVLVDLSVASGIPKSMRISLGKEDAFFYDESALANGLVRAISRQLSLTAFAHPSVVTEMDNEAVSLRLREAVDDLSPKLLHFIRTEQYLPIEGVMLLFYGVHSLFEDKEDGFLSIPRLRHITWLYRTIRQLRGSTRLRNLFDYSFHEKYGFPYSDRLFEDIQILVAMGIVDEDLRYYEKGGRFRQSYEYVLTWDGVEYARMLADAYRPEFEEIRNYLVMNKHSIPRDIVTIPANRYVTKKR from the coding sequence ATGCAAAAGTCCCTGCTTATCCATGACCCTGTGCACAAGACCATCATCCTTGACGAGTTCGAGCAGATGCTTGTCAATACAAGGCATGTGCAGAGGCTAAGGAACATACAGCAGCTGGGGCTTGTGGACACTGTCTATCCGGGTGCCAATCACACCCGTTTCGAGCACAGTATCGGCACTATGCATATGGCTTCTGTCATCGGCACCTCCCTGGGCCTGGAGCCCGATGAGATCCGCATGGTCAGGGCGGCGGGACTCCTGCATGACGTAGGTCACTCAGCCTTTTCTCATGTAGTGGAAGGGGTCTTGAAAAGGAATCCATCCCTGCAGCCTGACATCAATGGCAACAGGCTCGTCAAGCACGAGGCCTTCACAAGAGATATTATTTCCCGCAGCCTGCCGGAGGACACTTTCATTGCAAGATATGTGGAAAAGGAATTCGGTTCAGACCCGCATGAGTTCTTCGGGGAGATAGCGAAGATAGCCACAGGTGATACCTCCCTTAAGAAGCCGTATCTTGCGCAGGTTATAGCAGACGATGTGGATGCCGACCGTATAGACTTCATGCTGCGCGATTCCTACCATACAGGTGTTTCCTTCGGAATGATCGACGTGGACCAGATAGTGCGCAGCCTTGTTATAAGGAACGAAAACATCGTTCTGGGCAGTCCTGACGGCTCGGGCTATGGGGAGGACATGGCACTCACGGCGGCAGAGTCCCTGCTGATATCCAGGGCTCACCACTATACTGCCATTATCCACAATCCAAAGACCCAGGCATCCCGGGTCATGCTCCTGTACGCGCTTGAGGACGCCCTCGGGAGCTATGAGAAAAAAGCAGGTCTGGAAAAAGCCAGGGAGGAGGTCGTACTCTTTTTCAAGACCTATAATGACACTGACCTTCTGGACTTCATAAGGTCGCATGCATCAGAGAAGTCCCTCCATCTGCTTGCTGATATCCGCGACGGCAACATCTATGCACCTGTTGCAAGGCTCAGCCAGAAGACCATTCCTCCTTCCGTCAGGATGGCCCTGTCCACGATTGCGCGCCATGGGGTGGCTACGAAGAAACTGGAGAGCCTTCTTTCCCGGAAGCTCGGGGACGTGCTTGTGGACCTGAGCGTTGCCTCCGGTATTCCCAAGAGCATGCGTATCTCCCTGGGAAAAGAGGACGCTTTCTTCTATGATGAGTCGGCTCTTGCCAACGGCCTTGTGCGTGCGATTTCAAGGCAGCTTTCCCTCACGGCATTTGCCCATCCATCTGTTGTCACGGAGATGGACAACGAGGCAGTCTCCCTGAGGCTGCGGGAGGCGGTCGACGATCTTTCCCCAAAGCTCCTTCACTTCATACGCACGGAACAATATCTTCCGATAGAAGGTGTGATGCTGCTCTTTTATGGCGTGCACAGCCTTTTTGAAGACAAGGAGGATGGTTTTTTATCCATTCCGAGGCTGAGGCACATCACCTGGCTGTATCGTACCATAAGACAACTGCGTGGGTCTACAAGACTTAGGAACCTCTTTGACTATTCTTTCCATGAGAAGTACGGCTTCCCTTACAGCGACAGGCTCTTCGAGGATATACAGATACTCGTTGCCATGGGCATAGTGGACGAGGACCTGAGGTACTATGAGAAGGGTGGCAGGTTCCGGCAGAGTTATGAATATGTGCTGACATGGGATGGTGTCGAGTACGCAAGGATGCTTGCGGATGCCTACAGGCCGGAATTCGAGGAGATAAGGAATTACCTTGTAATGAACAAGCACTCCATCCCGCGTGACATTGTCACTATCCCGGCTAACAGGTACGTTACTAAAAAACGCTGA
- a CDS encoding tRNA (adenine-N1)-methyltransferase has translation MLSGELIMLKTSHRGKVREFIVNVSEDGFHTDFGIIDLSLLLEKEAGDTVVSHMGQEFTIQRPRMPDFFNHAKRSGAPMMPKDIGPIIAYTGLNTNDTVLDAGTGSGVLAMYLGSIAKRVLSYEVREDFAQLARQNILSAGLGNVEIRCGNIVDEIVTLEERFDVVTLDTQDSKDVIPHVRRVLNPGGFLVTYSPFFEQTKDIRQAIDAAEFYDVRTMEFSEREISFSDRGTRPATARVGHTGFITIARK, from the coding sequence ATGTTATCAGGCGAACTGATTATGCTGAAGACCTCCCATCGGGGAAAGGTAAGGGAGTTCATTGTGAACGTTTCCGAAGACGGGTTTCATACGGATTTCGGGATAATCGACCTGTCACTGCTCCTGGAGAAGGAAGCTGGTGATACTGTGGTCTCGCACATGGGCCAGGAGTTCACAATACAGCGCCCGCGCATGCCTGATTTCTTCAATCATGCTAAGCGTTCGGGAGCACCCATGATGCCTAAGGACATAGGTCCCATAATAGCCTATACAGGCCTTAATACGAATGATACTGTGCTGGATGCAGGCACAGGTTCAGGCGTGCTTGCCATGTACCTTGGTTCCATTGCAAAACGCGTGCTCAGTTATGAGGTACGTGAGGATTTCGCGCAGCTCGCCCGGCAGAACATTCTCAGTGCAGGACTTGGTAATGTGGAGATACGCTGCGGGAACATTGTCGACGAGATAGTTACTCTTGAAGAGCGCTTTGATGTGGTCACCCTGGATACTCAGGATTCGAAGGATGTTATTCCCCATGTAAGAAGGGTGCTGAATCCAGGGGGTTTCCTTGTAACGTATTCTCCGTTCTTCGAGCAGACCAAGGACATCCGTCAGGCAATTGATGCCGCCGAGTTCTATGATGTCAGGACCATGGAGTTCTCGGAACGTGAGATCTCATTCTCTGACCGGGGCACCCGCCCGGCAACAGCAAGGGTCGGACATACCGGTTTCATAACAATAGCACGAAAATGA
- the radB gene encoding DNA repair and recombination protein RadB has protein sequence MTRHLSTGSQSIDELLEGGFETGIVTQVFGEAGSGKTNLCMQLAVECVKSGKKVIYIDTEAISPQRFRQIAGENAKEIAREIIIFEPTSFEEQYAAVKEIEKLISDRIGLIIVDSATAFYRFELDQDDSSIRSRRELSNQIGFLHGIARKYKLAVVITNQVYSDVATGTLKPIGGSGIEHISKTIIQLEKTGEGTRRAKLWKHRSLPEGRSRDFRITNEGLR, from the coding sequence ATAACCAGACATCTATCGACCGGAAGCCAGTCCATCGATGAGCTCCTGGAGGGAGGCTTTGAGACCGGCATCGTTACCCAGGTATTCGGAGAGGCCGGCAGCGGCAAGACAAATCTGTGTATGCAGCTCGCTGTTGAATGCGTGAAGAGCGGCAAGAAAGTAATATATATAGATACCGAAGCCATCTCACCCCAGAGATTCAGGCAGATCGCCGGAGAGAATGCAAAGGAGATAGCCCGGGAGATAATAATCTTTGAACCCACCAGCTTTGAGGAACAATATGCTGCAGTAAAGGAAATAGAGAAGCTCATTTCTGACAGGATAGGACTTATCATTGTGGATTCTGCCACGGCGTTCTACCGTTTCGAGCTTGATCAGGACGACTCGAGCATCAGGTCAAGAAGGGAGCTCTCTAACCAGATAGGTTTCCTGCACGGGATAGCACGCAAGTATAAACTTGCGGTCGTGATAACCAACCAGGTCTACAGCGATGTTGCCACAGGTACCCTGAAACCCATAGGAGGCAGCGGGATAGAACACATATCCAAGACCATCATCCAGCTGGAAAAGACCGGTGAGGGGACAAGACGGGCAAAGCTGTGGAAGCACCGCTCGCTCCCCGAAGGCAGGTCACGCGATTTCAGGATAACTAACGAAGGCCTGAGATAG
- a CDS encoding glutaredoxin family protein — translation MADVTIYTTKTCPKCEQLKKVLQSKGIPFRTADMSTPEALTELKFNGVFTMTAPVLQINDEFLTHKDLFKGPDVNLEALSSLL, via the coding sequence ATGGCTGATGTAACTATATATACAACAAAAACATGCCCAAAATGTGAACAGTTGAAAAAGGTGCTGCAATCAAAAGGTATTCCTTTCAGGACTGCAGACATGTCAACTCCTGAAGCACTCACTGAACTGAAGTTCAATGGTGTATTCACAATGACCGCACCGGTACTCCAGATCAACGATGAATTTTTAACCCATAAAGACCTCTTCAAGGGTCCTGATGTGAACCTGGAAGCCCTGAGCAGCCTGCTCTGA